A window of Suncus etruscus isolate mSunEtr1 chromosome 4, mSunEtr1.pri.cur, whole genome shotgun sequence contains these coding sequences:
- the ASAH1 gene encoding acid ceramidase isoform X2, with the protein MHPRYRGPVPWYTINLDLPPYKRWQELLADKTASLKILVNSVKNVVNAFVPSGKIMEMVDQKLSSLLGNLPAPFGEEMRGIADVTGIPYGEIISFNIFYELFTMCTSVITEDKKGHLLHARNMDFGVFLGWNVDNNSWVVTEELKPLTVNLDFQRNNKTVFKSSTFAGYVGMLTGMKPGLFSLTLNERFSTNGGYLGIIEWMLGKKDARWIGFITRSVLENGTSYEEAKNILTKSKILAPAYFILGGNKSGEGCVITRSRKQSLDVYELDTKLDRWYVVQTNYDRWKNPFFLDDRRKPAKICLNRISQENISLADLYDVLSTKPVLNKLTAFTTLIDVTNDRFETYVRDCPDPCIGW; encoded by the exons CTATAGGGGTCCAGTTCCATGGTACACCATAAATCTTGACTTACCACCCTACAAAAGATGGCAGGAACTGTTGGCTGACAAGACTGCATCA tTAAAGATACTAGTGAACTCCGTAAAGAACGTAGTAAATGCTTTTGTGCCAAGTGGAAAAATTATGGAGATGGTAGATCAAAAGTTG TCTAGTCTTCTCGGCAACTTACCTGCCCCTTTTGGTGAAGAAATGAGAGGCATTGCAGATGTTACTGGAATTCCTTATG GAGAGAttatttcattcaatattttCTATGAGCTTTTTACCATGTGTACTTCAGTGATAACAGAAGACAAAAAAG GTCACCTACTTCATGCACGAAACATGGATTTTGGAGTATTTCTTGG atGGAATGTAGATAATAATTCCTGGGTCGTAACTGAAGAACTAAAACCCTTAACAGTGAATTTGGactttcaaagaaataataagactGTCTTCAAGTCTTCAACCTTTGCTGGCTATGTAGGCATGTTAACAGGAATGAAACCA GGACTGTTTAGTCTTACACTAAATGAACGTTTCAGTACAAATGGCGGATATCTGG GTATCATCGAGTGGATGCTGGGAAAGAAAGATGCCAGATGGATAGGGTTTATTACCAGATCAGTCCTGGAAAATGGTACAAG TTATGAAGAAGCTAAGAATATATTGACCAAATCCAAGATATTGGCCCCGGCATACTTTATCCTAGGAGGCAATAAGTCTGGAGAAGGATGTGTGATTACACGAAGCAGAAAACAGTCTTTAGATGTATATGA ATTAGACACCAAGTTGGACAGGTGGTATGTGGTACAAACAAATTATGACCGTTGGAAAAATCCCTTCTTCCTTGATGATCGAAGGAAACCTGCAAAGATATGTCTAAACCGGATCTCCCAAGAG aatatctcACTTGCAGATTTGTATGATGTCCTGTCAACAAAACCTGTCCTCAACaag CTGACTGCAT